A stretch of the Erpetoichthys calabaricus chromosome 3, fErpCal1.3, whole genome shotgun sequence genome encodes the following:
- the LOC114649227 gene encoding inhibin beta B chain: MRTVLGWALAFLLLFLVLLFLGARGEPGGCASCGTTGLARGEQEQVLIEMAKQHILSKLHLSERPNITQPVPRATLINALRKLHAGRLRKDGTLELEKPASRLRERGYEMVSFADTDFSDTSKSGLAFQFSKEADANFQVLKSTLWLYFRSSETIKKKVTARLFLASTGSSNRTFISQKKFEVAQGSWHTFVVTQGVQAFFDRGDKRLQLEVECQGCQNLAVLGSQSEPSRQPFLVAQVRLREDGHNIRKRSLDCDANGSVCCKNDFYIKFRDIDWQDWIIAPEGYHMNYCMGQCPQHLAGSPGIASSFHAAVLNQLKANGIHTAVSSCCVPTQRRPLSMLYFDSTQNIVKTDIPDMIVEACGCT; this comes from the exons ATGCGGACGGTCCTCGGCTGGGCTCTcgccttcctcctcctcttcctcgtcctcctCTTCCTCGGGGCCCGCGGAGAGCCGGGGGGCTGCGCGTCCTGCGGCACGACCGGCCTGGCCCGAGGAGAGCAGGAGCAGGTGCTGATCGAGATGGCCAAGCAGCACATCCTGAGCAAGCTGCACCTGAGCGAGCGGCCGAACATCACCCAGCCCGTGCCCAGGGCCACCCTGATCAATGCCCTGCGCAAGCTGCACGCCGGCCGGCTGCGCAAGGACGGCACCCTGGAGCTGGAGAAGCCGGCCAGCCGCCTGAGGGAGCGCGGCTACGAGATGGTCAGCTTCGCCGACACGG ATTTCAGCGACACATCCAAGTCTGGCCTGGCATTCCAGTTCTCAAAGGAGGCAGATGCCAACTTCCAGGTTCTCAAGTCCACCCTGTGGCTCTACTTCAGATCTTCGGAGACGATTAAGAAGAAGGTCACTGCCCGGCTCTTCCTGGCCAGCACTGGCAGCTCCAACCGGACTTTCATCAGCCAAAAGAAGTTTGAGGTGGCACAGGGGAGCTGGCACACCTTTGTTGTCACCCAAGGAGTCCAGGCATTTTTTGACCGGGGTGACAAGAGACTTCAGTTGGAGGTGGAGTGCCAGGGTTGCCAGAACCTCGCCGTCCTGGGCAGCCAGAGTGAGCCTTCTCGCCAGCCCTTCCTGGTGGCACAAGTGCGGCTCCGAGAGGATGGGCACAACATCCGCAAGCGCTCTCTGGATTGTGATGCCAATGGCAGCGTTTGCTGCAAGAATGACTTCTATATTAAGTTCCGGGACATTGACTGGCAGGACTGGATCATTGCCCCTGAGGGCTACCACATGAACTACTGCATGGGGCAGTGCCCACAGCACCTGGCTGGCTCGCCTGGCATTGCTTCATCGTTTCACGCGGCCGTCCTCAACCAGCTGAAGGCCAATGGCATTCACACAGCCGTCAGCTCCTGCTGCGTGCCCACCCAGCGCCGGCCGCTCTCCATGCTCTACTTCGACTCGACTCAGAACATCGTCAAGACCGACATCCCCGACATGATCGTAGAGGCCTGTGGGTGCACATAA